The nucleotide window TGGGGCAATGATCTGCTCTCGTGTTTTGCAATTGCTTTTGATGATATCCATGACATGCTCTACTTCCTTATTATCTACCCCAATTAAAAATGTAGTGTTCCCTGCTCGTAAGAAACCACCTGTACTTGCTAACTTCGTAGCACGAAATTCTGCTTCAATCAATGCATTGCTTAAACGATTGGAATCCTTGTCTTGAACAACTGCAATAATCAGTTTCATAAGCTCACTCC belongs to Rubeoparvulum massiliense and includes:
- a CDS encoding cyclic-di-AMP receptor; protein product: MKLIIAVVQDKDSNRLSNALIEAEFRATKLASTGGFLRAGNTTFLIGVDNKEVEHVMDIIKSNCKTREQIIAPPSAIGSSVEPYVSYPVEVQVGGATVFVLPVESFHQF